From Clarias gariepinus isolate MV-2021 ecotype Netherlands chromosome 2, CGAR_prim_01v2, whole genome shotgun sequence, one genomic window encodes:
- the LOC128541592 gene encoding trace amine-associated receptor 13c-like, whose translation MNLTEFNKSDRCEHFSCPERSVSPAVYILLYVCSTAVVLLTACGNLLVIISVFHFKQLHTPTNMLVLSLAVSDFLSGIFVLPLMLIWTIESCWIFGSDFCTIYWLINSLITISVYTIAQIAVDRYLAFSNPFLYVNIVSVKINCVVIVMNWSVVVTYMLALQYFSENLKSSVMCPGECFFSLNKVWTVIDLVFSFIFPLSVIIIFYTQVFVIAKKHATAIRELNNHTRPNAQKITTHSMKSERKAAKVLSILVSVFLVSLLPYFIYSLLGNVIELQLETVQKALIIFYLNSTINPFIYALFYPWFRKSIKIIVTLQIFQRDSSLINVLL comes from the coding sequence ATGAAcctgacagaatttaataagtCTGATCGCTGTGAGCATTTCTCCTGTCCAGAGAGATCTGTATCTCCTGCAGTTTATATCTTACTGTACGTGTGTTCAACTGCTGTGGTTCTTCTAACAGCGTGTGGAAATCTGCTTGtcatcatctctgtttttcacttcaagcagcttcacacaccgACTAACATGCTTGTGCTCTCTCTGGCTGTGTCAGATTTCCTTTCTGGTATTTTTGTATTACCACTAATGTTAATCTGGACTATTGAGTCATGCTGGATTTTTGGAAGTGATTTCTGCACCATCTACTGGCTGATTAATAGTCTGATCACAATATCAGTCTATACCATTGCTCAGATTGCTGTGGATCGGTATTTGGCTTTCTCTAACCCCTTTCTCTATGTGAACATTGTCTCTGTGAAAATTAATTGTGTTGTAATTGTAATGAACTGGTCTGTAGTTGTGACATATATGTTAGCACTACAATATTTCAgtgaaaatttaaaaagttcTGTAATGTGTCCCGGagagtgttttttctctctgaaTAAGGTTTGGACTGTAATTGATCTTGTATtttcctttatatttccactttctgTCATAATCATATTCTATACTCAAGTTTTTGTGattgctaagaaacatgccactgctatcagagagcttaataatcacacacgACCAAATGCACAGAAAATCACCACACACTCAATGAAATCTGAGAGGaaagcagctaaagtcctcTCCATTTTAGTTTCTGTGTTTCTGGTGAGTttacttccatattttatttacagtttactAGGCAATGTTATTGAATTACAGTTAGAAACAGTTCAAAAagctttaattatattttatcttaattccaccattaatccatttatttatgctttgtTTTACCCATGGTTTAGAAAGtctattaaaataattgtaactCTGCAAATATTTCAAAGAGACTCCTC